The following coding sequences are from one uncultured Fibrobacter sp. window:
- a CDS encoding glycosyltransferase family 4 protein, with protein sequence MIENVCQVGPALFVQGGISSVLLSYKKLFGLKDGNFLATYNGSFSRSIPLVIKTCLSILFKANKNIALYELHTANYGSFWRMFFVSLAIRLRGKKYAPHIHGSVFDQFCTNASFFGKKAIRSYFRHASKIIILSSEMEAFLRSFDPKLNNFATVPNPGENIASQAVDLSQHSEPVKVVFSGRFGDRKGVLDLVKAFDAAVFEVPVELYLFGDGEVERVKAAVAQSKKKDLIHVSGWLQHDEYIKRLPEFDLLVLPSYAERFSMSLVEALGMGLPVISTFVGGTAEVVEDGVCGLLCNPGDIQAIARALEKIVNNKELRMQMGLAGWNRARSNFSPDVVLDKLERVYENSAYCL encoded by the coding sequence ATGATTGAGAATGTATGCCAGGTAGGCCCTGCTTTATTTGTGCAGGGGGGAATTAGTTCTGTCCTTTTAAGCTACAAGAAGCTGTTCGGCTTGAAGGATGGCAATTTCCTTGCTACTTACAATGGCTCTTTTTCTCGTTCGATACCTTTGGTGATAAAGACGTGCTTAAGCATCCTCTTTAAGGCGAATAAAAACATTGCGCTCTATGAACTGCATACTGCAAATTACGGCAGTTTTTGGCGCATGTTCTTTGTGAGCTTGGCTATTCGCTTGCGTGGAAAGAAATATGCTCCGCATATTCACGGTAGTGTATTTGACCAATTTTGTACAAATGCATCTTTTTTCGGGAAAAAAGCCATTCGCTCCTATTTTAGGCATGCGTCCAAGATAATCATCCTGTCTTCCGAAATGGAAGCCTTCTTGCGCTCGTTTGATCCCAAATTGAATAATTTTGCTACGGTCCCGAATCCTGGCGAGAACATCGCTTCCCAGGCCGTTGACCTGTCGCAGCATTCGGAACCCGTCAAGGTCGTCTTTTCGGGACGCTTTGGCGATCGCAAGGGCGTCCTGGACTTGGTCAAGGCCTTTGATGCCGCCGTTTTCGAGGTCCCTGTTGAACTGTATCTCTTTGGCGATGGCGAAGTAGAACGTGTCAAGGCTGCTGTGGCGCAAAGCAAGAAAAAGGATTTGATCCATGTTTCTGGATGGCTGCAGCATGATGAGTATATCAAGCGCCTGCCGGAATTTGACCTTCTCGTTTTACCGTCTTACGCAGAACGTTTCAGCATGAGCCTTGTTGAAGCTTTGGGCATGGGCTTGCCCGTTATCTCGACTTTTGTGGGCGGAACGGCCGAAGTTGTCGAGGATGGCGTGTGTGGCCTGTTGTGCAATCCAGGCGATATCCAGGCCATTGCAAGAGCTCTCGAAAAAATTGTCAATAATAAAGAATTGCGGATGCAGATGGGGCTTGCCGGATGGAACCGTGCCAGGTCCAATTTTAGTCCAGATGTTGTTTTGGATAAGCTGGAACGAGTTTATGAAAATTCTGCATATTGTCTATAG
- a CDS encoding glycosyltransferase codes for MKILHIVYSMTLGGIETMLVNIANSQSRYADVYVLVINDVYDQELMGMFCPQVNVVYNQRPAGSKSPLHLIRLNRHIMKIHPDVIHLHSPKSWRFLFHPFIRCPIFVTIHDVYNEQDPFKCIHKFKTVFAISESVRQSVLEHYGKESIVVENGISVDSFKKRSPDDRKVRKFVQVSRLEAHKKGQLLLMEALDLFHEAHPECEFTLDFIGDGSSRELLEKTASELKWHDKIRFLGSQSQKYLFENLCNYDLVIQPSLFEGFGLTIAEAMAAQVPVLIADNAGPMSIIESGKYGTFFKCGDVNDCARKIESFVLGNFPKETVEKAFEHVRKNYNVANTARAYFEHYSKAL; via the coding sequence ATGAAAATTCTGCATATTGTCTATAGCATGACTCTTGGCGGCATCGAAACGATGTTGGTGAATATTGCAAATTCACAATCTCGTTATGCGGATGTGTATGTGCTAGTCATTAACGATGTGTATGATCAGGAACTTATGGGCATGTTTTGCCCACAAGTGAATGTTGTGTATAATCAGAGGCCAGCTGGGAGTAAATCTCCGTTACATTTGATCCGATTGAACCGTCATATCATGAAGATTCATCCGGATGTGATTCACTTGCATAGTCCAAAGTCGTGGCGCTTTTTATTCCATCCTTTTATTCGATGCCCGATATTTGTCACGATCCATGATGTTTATAACGAACAGGATCCTTTTAAATGTATTCATAAGTTCAAGACGGTCTTTGCAATTTCAGAGAGTGTTCGACAGAGTGTTTTGGAGCATTACGGTAAAGAAAGCATTGTCGTGGAAAATGGCATCTCGGTGGATTCGTTTAAAAAACGTTCTCCCGACGATAGAAAGGTTCGAAAATTTGTCCAGGTGAGTCGCCTAGAAGCGCATAAAAAAGGGCAGCTCCTTTTGATGGAAGCTTTGGATCTATTTCATGAGGCGCATCCGGAATGCGAATTTACTTTGGATTTTATTGGGGATGGTTCGTCAAGAGAATTACTCGAGAAAACGGCTTCAGAGCTGAAGTGGCACGATAAGATTCGTTTTTTAGGTTCGCAGAGCCAGAAGTATCTTTTTGAAAATTTGTGCAATTACGATTTGGTGATACAACCCTCGTTGTTTGAAGGTTTTGGGCTCACCATTGCCGAGGCCATGGCTGCACAGGTGCCTGTCTTGATTGCGGATAATGCCGGCCCTATGAGTATTATAGAATCCGGTAAGTATGGTACGTTCTTTAAATGTGGGGACGTAAACGATTGTGCACGAAAAATCGAGTCCTTTGTTTTAGGAAATTTCCCAAAAGAAACAGTCGAAAAAGCATTTGAGCATGTTCGCAAAAATTACAATGTTGCTAATACTGCAAGGGCGTATTTTGAACATTATTCCAAGGCTCTTTAA
- a CDS encoding glycosyltransferase, protein MKKKEAIIIGWINSGKLADCGETMKNQLLIQKLESFGVRCHQVDFKNWRKHPWVFLQLALLMLFHRRYVLVFSTSTVNVYSMMKLMKKLRWKQPSIHWVIGGNLGNQVNNGMYAANVIDYIDLTIVESPIMKEQLAQSGVKKVKVLPNFKPIPYYPNIDNRLATLNNRPLKFVFLSRIMCEKGCDYILESAKILNDEGLENKYSIDFYGKVADSFEKVFTQKVSKLPNVQYSGFLNLRDNAGYDKLAEYDVMLFPTYWNGEGFAGIFIDAFICGLPLIATDWAHNRQFMQDGETAMFIPVHDVVALKECMKKCIEQKYNLAEMARNCQKNAALYDIDNVLTSQTMKEMGLWQE, encoded by the coding sequence ATGAAAAAGAAAGAAGCAATAATTATTGGGTGGATAAATTCAGGCAAGCTCGCGGATTGTGGTGAAACCATGAAAAACCAGTTGTTGATTCAAAAACTGGAATCGTTTGGTGTTCGCTGCCATCAAGTCGATTTCAAGAACTGGCGCAAACATCCTTGGGTTTTCTTGCAATTGGCATTGCTTATGCTTTTTCATCGTCGTTATGTGCTTGTTTTTTCGACAAGTACAGTGAATGTATATTCAATGATGAAATTGATGAAAAAATTAAGATGGAAGCAGCCTTCTATCCATTGGGTTATTGGCGGGAATTTGGGGAACCAGGTCAATAATGGAATGTATGCGGCGAACGTAATCGATTATATTGATTTGACGATTGTTGAAAGCCCGATAATGAAGGAACAGTTGGCGCAAAGTGGAGTGAAAAAAGTCAAGGTCCTTCCGAACTTTAAGCCGATTCCGTATTATCCCAATATAGACAACCGATTGGCGACTTTGAACAACCGTCCTTTGAAGTTTGTTTTCCTTAGCAGGATTATGTGCGAGAAAGGCTGCGATTATATATTGGAAAGTGCCAAGATCCTTAATGATGAGGGGCTGGAAAACAAGTACTCGATAGATTTCTACGGAAAGGTCGCCGATTCCTTTGAGAAAGTTTTTACGCAAAAAGTTTCGAAGCTCCCTAATGTACAGTATAGCGGTTTTTTGAATTTGCGCGACAATGCTGGCTATGATAAACTTGCGGAATACGATGTCATGTTATTCCCGACTTATTGGAATGGCGAAGGCTTTGCCGGTATTTTCATTGATGCCTTTATATGTGGCTTGCCGCTTATTGCTACAGATTGGGCTCATAACAGGCAGTTTATGCAGGATGGCGAAACAGCAATGTTTATTCCTGTTCACGATGTTGTTGCCCTTAAAGAGTGCATGAAAAAATGTATAGAGCAAAAGTATAATCTGGCTGAGATGGCAAGAAATTGCCAGAAAAATGCGGCATTGTATGATATTGACAATGTTTTGACATCGCAAACGATGAAAGAGATGGGCCTATGGCAAGAATAG
- a CDS encoding CapA family protein — translation MARIVLFGDFKVNQVKHLNLSSELTLLLNSSDVNMANFEAPIKTNGAPLKKSGPNICQHIESPNWLIDRGFNVVSMANNHTMDFGEQGMVATQKAFEKIVTVGCGPWDEAYCLKTIDTKDGKKVGFIACTQCEFGTLTEKGGCGCAWAMSPAINKLIVDSRDKVDALIIMPHGGVEYMDMPLPEWREVYKQWIDLGADAVIASHPHVPQGWEIYKNKPICYSLGNFCFEALKENNVPKHWYESLCCVLEVSGSHDIEMQIRPIKFDGKDLYISDNDSQEFAEHLKWMNDTLSDDEAYKKEVNKSVKKLLPHYMGMFSRGGLVTGALQKNFIKGFLEGLMGRGFFNKVHALNNIQCESHRWAILRALRLKENIK, via the coding sequence ATGGCAAGAATAGTTTTGTTCGGAGATTTCAAGGTCAATCAGGTGAAACACCTGAATCTGAGCAGTGAGTTGACTTTGTTGCTCAATTCTAGCGATGTCAACATGGCTAATTTCGAAGCGCCAATAAAAACGAATGGCGCTCCCTTGAAAAAAAGTGGCCCCAATATTTGCCAGCACATCGAGTCGCCAAACTGGCTGATTGACCGGGGCTTCAATGTCGTGTCTATGGCCAATAACCATACAATGGATTTTGGCGAACAGGGAATGGTCGCCACACAAAAGGCTTTCGAAAAAATCGTCACGGTTGGTTGTGGGCCTTGGGATGAGGCTTATTGCCTTAAAACAATTGACACAAAGGATGGCAAAAAGGTTGGCTTTATCGCATGCACGCAATGTGAGTTTGGAACGCTAACCGAAAAAGGCGGCTGTGGATGTGCATGGGCCATGAGCCCGGCTATCAATAAGTTGATTGTTGACAGCCGCGACAAAGTGGATGCGTTGATTATTATGCCCCACGGTGGCGTTGAGTATATGGACATGCCTCTTCCTGAATGGAGGGAAGTTTACAAGCAATGGATTGATTTGGGCGCAGATGCTGTAATTGCAAGCCACCCGCATGTTCCGCAAGGCTGGGAAATCTACAAGAACAAGCCGATATGCTATAGTCTAGGGAATTTCTGTTTCGAAGCGCTAAAGGAAAATAATGTTCCAAAGCATTGGTATGAGAGCTTGTGTTGCGTTTTGGAAGTTTCGGGCTCTCATGATATTGAAATGCAAATTCGTCCGATCAAGTTCGATGGCAAGGACCTGTATATTAGTGATAACGATTCTCAGGAGTTCGCTGAGCATTTGAAATGGATGAATGACACGTTGTCTGATGACGAAGCGTACAAGAAGGAAGTGAACAAAAGCGTAAAAAAACTTCTGCCTCATTATATGGGAATGTTCTCCAGAGGTGGGCTAGTGACCGGTGCCTTGCAGAAGAATTTTATTAAAGGCTTTTTGGAAGGCTTGATGGGTCGAGGATTTTTCAATAAGGTCCATGCTCTTAATAATATTCAATGCGAGAGTCATCGTTGGGCTATTCTCCGCGCCTTAAGGCTAAAGGAAAATATAAAATGA
- a CDS encoding ATP-grasp fold amidoligase family protein translates to MKSLINFIVTILTHLHVLTPLRTSKLKFLVKCHKWPNFKHPKDVNEKINWMKFYGDTSMWPIYADKYRVREFVKECGLGNTLIPLIGKWDSVDEIDWDALPNQFVMKCNNGSGDVVVCTDKSKLDIETTKKHFEKLLKKKLSVLSGELHYAKIKPCIIAEQMLDVSTQPCNSTSLIDYKVWVFDGKPLFTWCTWNRQQYHANVAVYDMDWNFHPEWSVWTSHYVMPKDRVPKPACFDKLMDAVSRLGRGIPVARIDMYVCGEKIYFGEITMTSQAGFMDFYTQEFLDKMGQLTVLPIDCEK, encoded by the coding sequence ATGAAATCTTTGATAAATTTCATTGTCACGATTCTTACTCACTTGCATGTGCTGACTCCGCTTAGAACTTCTAAATTGAAATTCTTGGTCAAGTGCCATAAATGGCCGAATTTCAAGCATCCGAAGGATGTTAATGAGAAAATCAATTGGATGAAATTCTACGGTGATACATCCATGTGGCCGATATATGCAGACAAGTATAGGGTCCGTGAATTTGTGAAAGAATGTGGGCTGGGCAATACGCTTATTCCTCTGATTGGCAAATGGGATTCTGTAGATGAAATCGATTGGGATGCCCTACCGAATCAATTTGTGATGAAGTGTAACAATGGAAGTGGCGATGTTGTTGTGTGTACGGATAAAAGTAAACTAGATATCGAAACGACCAAGAAACATTTTGAGAAACTGCTCAAGAAAAAGTTGAGCGTATTGTCTGGCGAACTTCACTATGCAAAAATTAAGCCCTGCATTATTGCGGAGCAAATGTTGGATGTTTCCACGCAGCCTTGTAATTCTACGTCCCTGATTGATTACAAGGTTTGGGTCTTTGATGGCAAGCCGTTGTTTACGTGGTGTACATGGAACCGTCAGCAGTACCATGCAAATGTGGCTGTTTACGACATGGATTGGAATTTTCATCCAGAATGGTCGGTGTGGACGAGCCACTATGTAATGCCGAAGGATCGTGTCCCAAAACCAGCTTGCTTTGACAAGTTGATGGATGCGGTCAGTCGGTTGGGAAGGGGAATACCCGTAGCCCGTATAGATATGTATGTGTGTGGCGAAAAAATCTATTTTGGCGAAATTACAATGACTTCGCAGGCCGGATTTATGGATTTCTATACGCAGGAATTCCTGGATAAAATGGGCCAGCTGACTGTTTTGCCGATAGATTGCGAAAAATAG
- a CDS encoding glycosyltransferase produces the protein MCEQTLISIIVPIYKVERYLEKCVNSILAQTYSNLEIILVDDGSPDNCPQLCDQFAKKDSRIVVVHKENGGLSSARNAGIDIAKGEYIGFVDSDDWCEPDMFECLHDALAKSGCSIAICGVEHDDENGKALGSRCLNPGSLTLPQEQVLHYFFDGSSMPSWAWNKLYKKSLWENIRYPLGRNFEDIPVTRAFIMQATEVAFVPKVLYHYSTRSDSISGTTINSDFWYLMQEVEENVRLSRDVYGGRYDKEARSVLAGHCFHFMRKIIVGNNRAFFDKLPSLLKTLKENGEYIRYALNLKPWDKVFARVLCKGVSPMIVFRIRKILVAVFK, from the coding sequence ATGTGTGAACAGACTTTGATATCGATTATTGTTCCGATCTATAAGGTAGAACGCTACTTGGAGAAGTGTGTCAATAGTATTTTGGCCCAGACGTATTCGAATCTGGAAATCATTTTGGTGGATGACGGCTCTCCGGATAATTGCCCTCAGTTGTGCGACCAGTTTGCGAAAAAGGACTCTAGAATTGTTGTCGTTCATAAAGAAAATGGCGGCCTTTCGTCTGCCCGGAATGCTGGAATCGATATTGCCAAAGGTGAATATATTGGTTTTGTCGATAGCGATGACTGGTGTGAGCCGGATATGTTCGAATGTCTTCACGATGCTTTGGCGAAATCGGGCTGCTCCATCGCTATTTGCGGTGTTGAACATGACGATGAAAACGGCAAAGCGTTAGGGTCGCGTTGCTTGAATCCAGGTTCGTTGACGCTTCCGCAAGAGCAGGTTTTGCATTATTTCTTTGACGGCTCGTCTATGCCGTCTTGGGCCTGGAATAAATTGTACAAGAAGTCTTTGTGGGAAAACATACGGTACCCATTAGGAAGGAATTTTGAAGATATTCCAGTGACGCGTGCCTTTATTATGCAAGCGACCGAGGTTGCCTTTGTCCCGAAAGTCCTGTACCATTATTCAACCCGTTCCGATAGTATCAGTGGGACGACAATCAATTCGGATTTTTGGTACCTGATGCAGGAAGTTGAAGAAAACGTTAGGCTTTCTCGTGATGTGTATGGCGGTCGTTACGACAAGGAAGCCAGATCTGTTCTTGCCGGGCATTGTTTCCATTTCATGCGAAAAATCATTGTGGGCAACAATCGGGCGTTCTTTGACAAATTGCCCAGTCTCCTGAAAACGCTGAAGGAGAATGGCGAGTATATTCGCTACGCATTGAATTTAAAACCATGGGATAAGGTTTTTGCGCGAGTTTTGTGTAAGGGCGTAAGCCCCATGATTGTTTTCCGTATCCGAAAAATTTTAGTGGCTGTTTTCAAGTAG
- a CDS encoding O-antigen ligase family protein, protein MQYLIAVVFFMLLCYDYKRTVFLLAPLHLILLMLVFPGVPFSMNEVVAAMVTALAPFKLRRKERDMMRTYPFWIGSVAMFLSIAGTSYFIAPHWPTAMMTFNAYYIYPLILWACIETKEDLQSLLKAVMIFVVAMGLYSLFEMVSGSNPVIRYIISSGMGNDSVLDYDKMRFGVKRCQGFLSTPAPTGLIYGLTLATIYWVTDKFSIDMKKFLLLLYPLSAIGMFITGTRSVIAASCVALLGVAGHEMLKARFMFVKIVLLLIVLGFCAPFFIEVINAFVNTDQTSVGGSNTDMRLEQLLISLYYWANSPIWGNGSGFIWSYVQDVDKDIYGAESIWFQLLVDYGAVGAVAYMTCIINSMVSLCKKHFIWIFLPLGFLVGKTMSTVIGIEMSVLFIFSIILLKYEILFNAKENEKENKPLEEAP, encoded by the coding sequence ATGCAATATTTAATAGCAGTTGTCTTTTTCATGCTCTTGTGCTATGATTATAAGCGCACCGTTTTTTTGTTGGCGCCATTGCACTTGATTTTGTTGATGCTTGTTTTCCCGGGGGTGCCGTTTTCAATGAACGAGGTGGTGGCTGCCATGGTGACGGCCCTTGCTCCGTTTAAGTTGAGGCGAAAAGAACGAGACATGATGAGAACGTATCCGTTCTGGATAGGTTCCGTGGCCATGTTCCTGTCTATTGCCGGGACATCCTACTTCATTGCACCGCATTGGCCTACTGCGATGATGACTTTCAACGCGTATTATATTTATCCGTTAATCCTTTGGGCCTGTATCGAGACAAAAGAAGACTTGCAGTCCTTGCTGAAGGCTGTCATGATATTTGTCGTTGCCATGGGATTGTACAGCTTGTTTGAGATGGTGAGCGGTTCTAATCCCGTGATTCGATATATTATTTCAAGTGGAATGGGCAATGATAGTGTTTTGGATTACGACAAGATGCGCTTCGGTGTTAAGAGGTGCCAAGGATTCTTGTCTACGCCGGCTCCGACTGGACTCATTTATGGGTTGACTCTGGCGACGATTTATTGGGTTACAGACAAATTTTCAATAGACATGAAAAAATTCCTATTGTTGCTGTATCCTCTGAGCGCTATTGGCATGTTTATTACAGGGACTCGTTCGGTGATTGCAGCTTCGTGTGTGGCTCTTCTGGGTGTGGCTGGGCATGAAATGTTGAAAGCTCGATTCATGTTTGTGAAGATTGTCCTCTTGTTGATTGTTTTGGGATTCTGTGCTCCGTTTTTTATAGAAGTTATAAACGCCTTTGTCAATACGGACCAGACTTCTGTTGGTGGCAGCAATACCGATATGCGCTTGGAACAGCTGCTGATTAGCTTGTATTATTGGGCGAATTCCCCGATTTGGGGGAATGGGTCTGGGTTTATCTGGAGTTATGTTCAGGATGTGGACAAGGATATTTATGGAGCCGAGAGTATTTGGTTCCAGTTGCTTGTGGATTATGGTGCTGTAGGAGCAGTCGCCTATATGACTTGTATTATAAATTCTATGGTAAGCCTCTGTAAAAAGCATTTTATCTGGATTTTCTTACCCCTTGGGTTCCTTGTCGGAAAAACGATGTCTACGGTTATAGGCATTGAAATGTCTGTTTTGTTCATTTTCTCTATTATACTCTTGAAGTATGAAATTTTATTCAATGCAAAAGAAAATGAAAAGGAAAACAAACCGTTAGAGGAAGCCCCTTGA